CGTCATGGACTCAAGAGACCATCCGTGGATCGCGCTGTTCAACACGAACATGATCGCGACGGTGGACCCTGAGACGTTCGAGCTCGAGACCTTCGAACTGCCGGAGAATGCGCGGCCACGCCGCATCGCGATCACTTCGGACGACGTGCTCTGGTACGGCGACTGGACGCGCGGCACGCTCGGCCGCCTCGACCCCGCGACCGGTGATGTACAAGAGTTCCCGCTCCCGGGCGGGGAAAGTTCGCGTCCCTACGCCGTGGTCGCGGACGACTCCGACCGCATCTGGCTGGTCGAGACCGGTCCCAGACCGAACAACTTCGTGGGCTTCGATCCGATGACGGGCGAGATCTTCAGCCAAACGCTCCTCGAGAGCGGCGGCGGCTCGATCCGTCACATGTACTTCGACGCTGAGACCAACTCCATCTGGTTCGGTACCGACACGAATACGGTGGGACAGGCCAAGCTTCCGCCGCGGAGGCGCATCGTCTCGTACTGATGCGTCTGCGCTTCGTGGTTCCAGCCGTGATGAGAACGGGCCTCGCGGTTGCTGTCGCGGCGGCCACGACCCTCACGGCCGAAGCGGCCGCGCAGGACATCGAGTACCCGGCGTCATTCGACCGACTGCTCCAGGATCTTTCCGTGCTCGCGCACGACTCCATGGAGGGACGAGCCTCGGGGACGCCAGGCAGCGCGCGCGCGAGGGTCTTCCTGATCGAGTCGCTGAAGTCCATCGGGGCAGCACCGATCGGCGAGAGCTACGAGCACGGCTTCGAGACCGCCAACGCACGCGCGGTGAACATCATCGCGACCGTGCCGGGTCGAGACGCGACGAAACGGTACATCGTGCTCACAGCCCACTACGATCACCAAGGCGTGCGAGGCGGCGTCGTTTTCAACGGAGCCGATGACAACGCCTCAGGGGTCGCCGCGGCGCTCGCGATCGCACGCGACGTAGTGGCGAGTCCGCTCGGCGCTACACTCGTGATCGCGCTGGTCGATGCCGAGGAGGAAGGATTGCTCGGGGCGAAAGAGTTCGTGGCACAACCTCCGATCCCTCTCGGGCAGATCGTGCTGAACGTCAATCTCGACATGGTCGCCCGCACAGCGGGCCTGCTCTGGGCAGTGGGCGCGCACCACACGCCTGCGCTTCGACCTGTGATCGAGGAGGCGACGGCGAACGCCCCCGTGACCGTGAGGCAGGGACACGACCGCCCGGGCGCCCCGGAGGGCGCGAACTGGACCAACTCGTCGGACCACGCGCCCTTCCACCAAGCCGGAATCCCCTTCGTGTACTTCGGAGTCGAGGACCACGCCGACTATCACCGTCCCACTGACGACTTCGAAAACATAGACCCCGTCGAGTACGTCGCGTCGGTCCGGACGATTCTGACCGTGATGCGCGCGCTGGACGAGGCCCTCCGATGAGCGAGGCGAAGCCGCGGTTCAGCATTCCCCATCCTCTCGTTCTGCTCGCTGGCTGCGTGATCCTGGCGGCGGCGGCGAGTTACGTCTTGCCCGCGGGCCAGTTCGACCGGTCCGAAGACGAGGCGACCGGCCGCTCGGTCGTGGTCGCGGGCACGTACCACGCAGTCGAGCGCGCCCCCGTCAACCTCTTCGATGCGATGGTCGCGCTACCCCGTGGCATGGCCGAAGCCGCCGAGGTGATCTTCCTGGTGTTCCTCATCGGTGGGGCATTCACCGTGGTCGACGAGACCGGTGCGCTCCGGCGGGGCGTCACGTCGCTGGTGCGCACGCTGAGAGGTCGCGACCTACTGGTCATCCCCATCGTCTCGATCTTCTTCGCCACAGGAGGTGTGGTGGAGAACATGCAGGAGGAGATCATCCCGCTGATCCCCGTTCTGCTCATTCTGACCCGCACAGTCGGCTTTACACCGCTCGTCGCGGTCGCGATGAGCGCCGGTGCGGCATTCGTGGGATCGGCGTTCAGCCCCATCAACCCTTTCCAGGTCCAGATCGCACAGAAGCTGGCAGAGCTTCCGCTCGGCTCGGGGGGACTCTTCCGCGGGGTCTTCCTGATCCTGGCGCTCGCGCTTTGGATCGGCATGACGATGCGCTACGCATCACGGAAACGGCGGGAGCCGGAAGTCGTCGAGGATTCGAGCGACGCCGGGATCGGAGGCAAAGACTGGGTGATCTTCGGGCTCATCGCCGTGACGTTCGCAGTGATCGTGATAGGCCTCCTGCCGCGTTGGGGCTGGGACTTCAACGAGATGTCTGCCGCCTTCTTCATCATGGGCGTGGTGATCGGCCTACTCGCGGGCATGGGCCTGACCGGCACCGCCGAAGCGTACGTGCGGGGCTTTCGAAGCATGGCATACGCCGCACTGCTCATAGGCTTCGCGCGCGCGATTTTCGTCGTGCTCGAAGACGGCCACATCGTCGACACGATCGTGCACGCCATGTTCACGCCGCTCGAGGGACTGCCGCTGATCGCCTCGAGCCTGGGAATGATCGTCGCCCAAACCGCGATCCACGTGCCCGTGCCGAGCGTGAGCGGCCAGGCTGTCCTCACCATGCCCGTCCTCATTCCGCTCTCTGATCTACTCGGTCTCTCACGGCAGGTCGTCGTGCTCGCGTATCAGTACGGGGCAGGCCTTTGTGACATCATCACACCGACCAATGGGGCGCTGCTGGCGATGCTCGCTGCGGCAGGAGTGCGCTACGAGGAGTGGATCAAGTTCGCGATGCCGCTCTACTTGGCACTCGTAGCGCTTGGAGCACTCTCCATCGCGATCGCCATCGCGATCGGGCTGGCTTGAGCCAGCGGGGCACCCCCCCTTCCGATCACCCTCCTAGGCCCGGCGCCCGGGAAAAGCTGCACAAAAACGTCTGGGTCGCGACCGGGACGAGCTTCCTCACGGACGTCTCGAGCGAGATGCTCGTCAACGTCCTGCCGCTCTTCCTCGCGAACGTTCTCGGAGTTCGCATCTGGACGGTCGGGGTCATCTACGGTCTTGCCGACACCGCCTCCAGCGTTCTCAAGCTCTACTCGGGATGGCTCTCCGATCGGCTGCGCGCCAGGAAGTGGCTGGCGGTCGCCGGATATGCAACCTCCGCGATTTCCAGGCCGTTCCTCTACTTCGCTTCCACATGGGGCGCGGTCGCGGCAATCCGTTTCGTGGACCGCGTCGGCAAGGGGATCCGCACCGCACCGCGGGATGCCCTGCTGGCAGACTCCACCCCACCGGAGCGTCGGGGCTTGGCGTTCGGTCTACACCGCGCAGGCGATAGCGCGGGAGCGGTCGTCGGCCTGCTGGTCACGATCTGGGTCGTAGCAAATGCCCAGGGAGCCAATCCGATGCTGTCCGAAGGGACGTTCAGGACTCTCGTGCTGTGGAGCCTAGTCCCCGCGTTCCTGGCTGTCGTCGTGTTGGCCGTGGGCGCGCGGGACGTTGCCTTGCCGAGGGAGCGTGCACGTGCTGGGCCCCGGATCCGCATCCGCGGGCTCGGGAGGGGCTTTGCAGCGTTCGCCGCATGCTCGGTTCTGTTCGAGCTCGGGAATTCCGCGGACGCGTTCCTCGTGCTACGAGCGCAGGAGCGCGGGCTCTCCGTCCTGGGTGTGCTGTGGATTCTCGTGGCGTTCAACGTCGTGTACACGACCATCTCCGGTCCGGCCGGCTCACTCGCTGATCGAGTACCGCGGAAGTGGGTCCTCTTCGGCGGATGGCTCGTCTACGCCATGGTGTACCTGGGCTTCGCTGCCGCGCGCACCCCCACACATATCGCCGTCCTCTACACCGTGTACGGGGCGTACCACGGGCTGGTCTCCGGGGCCGCCAAGGCGCTGATCGCAGACCTCGTGCCTCCTGAGCTACGGGGGACCGCGTACGGAAGCTACGCCGCGGTGGTCGGCCTCATCAGCCTCCCGGCCTCATTGCTGGCGGGCGTGCTGTGGCAAGGCGTCGGGCCTTGGAGCGGCTTCGGCGCCGCGGCGCCTTTCGCGTTCGGCGCCGCCACCGCGGGCCTCGCCGCCATCCTACTCGTGTGGACCGTTCCCAGCCGACGATGAAGCAAGCACCGATCCCCGTTGTCGCGGCGGTAGTCCGGCGGGGCGGCCGCTATCTGGTCGGACGTCGGCCCGCGCACAAGCGACATGGCGGCCTGTGGGAATTCCCCGGAGGGAAAGTCGACGCCGGAGAGTCGATGTTGGAAGCCGCGAGACGCGAGCTCGCCGAAGAATTGTCGGTCTCGACGAACGGCATCGGACGGACGCTCTTCTCCTCTCGCGACGGCGACACCCCCTTCGAGATCCACTTCGTGGAGGTCGAGATCGAGGGCGAGCCAGTCCCACACGAGCACTCAGAGGTGGCGTGGTTCACACCGTCGGAGCTCGGAAGGTTACCGCTCGCCCCGGCCGACGCGGCGTTCGTCAGAGAGCTCAACAGAGGGGACTGACGCTTCCAACGCCCTCAGCAGATCGGCGGACCGCGCCTTCGGGATCTCACTCTTCAGCCCGTCGACGGTAGCGGCTCCCCGGCCTACGAGGTCTCCGTCGTAGCGCAGCGCCACAGGACCACGGAGTTCTTGCTCGAAGTCGATCGCCTCACGGAGTGCAAGCCGGAGCATCCGCTCGTGATCGATGTCGAAGGCTCGCTCCCGCACCGAGTCTCCGAGCCATCGCAGAAGATCGTTCGTCGGGCGTGGCCGATCCCTCGAGTCGAAATCGACCGCTCGGAAGCCGACCGAGATCGGCCGCCAGGCTCCCTCTCGCCACGGACCTTCTCGCCAGGCGTCGAGCGGCCACTCGCCCAGCGAGTGCAACCATAAACGGCCGCCACGCTGGATCCACGCGAGGTCGACGAGCTCGCCTCGATCGACGCCGAACCGCTGCTCGAGGTCCTCGCATGCCGTCCGGACATGGTGCGCAGGATCGAGGCCGTCTCCCGGGAAACTCGCCGGCACCGGAGTCCACCCGTCATCGAAGGATCCGTCGGCTGTGGTGGAGCCATCGTCCAGCCGGCGCAGCTTCGCCAGGAAGAGTCCACCGGAGTCGAAGTGGTGCGGATAGATCCGCGCTGCACCCTCCAACCGGGCGTCGTAGCGGGCTCCGGCGAACGACGTGAGTCCGGGCGCGTGTGGTACCGGAAGCGTGATCGGCTCGACCTCCACGGGCTGGCTCTTCAGGACTTCGTCGACGACGGCCTCATTCTCCTCGGGAGCGAAGGTGCACGTCGCGTAGAGGACCGTGCCGCCCGGGCGAACCAGTCGGATCGCCTTCTCGAGGAGGGCCCGTTGAGCCGCCCTCACGTAGCGGCCAAAAGAGGCCGACTGCCGGGGCGCCTTGCCGCCGCTGCGCCGGAGGGTGCCTTCCCCCGAGCATGGAGCGTCGACGAGGACACGGTCGAAGAGCGGCCCTTCGGGGAAGTCACGGCCATCGCTCGCGACCACGAACACGTTCGGATGACCGAGTCGATAGACGTTGCCGAGAAGACCGCGGATCCGGTTCTCGCTGATCTCCGACGCCACGAGACACCCCCTGTCCTGCATCAGATCGGCGGCATGCGTGGTCTTGCCTCCCGGCGCCGAGCAAAGGTCGAGCACGCGCTCACCGGGCTGGGGGTTCAGCACTGGCGCCGCGACACCGGTCGAAGCTTGCTGCACGTAGAAGAGCCCGAGCCAGTGCTCCAGCGTCAGAGAGACCGGTCCCGGTCCGGATTCGACTTCGAAAAAGTGTGGAAGCCCCTCTTTCGGTCGCAGCACGAAGCCGCGACCCGCCAACCGATCGAGCAACGCATCGGGGCTGATCCGGCCGGTGCGTACGCGCAGCACCGTCGGCTCGGGGCGCTCCACGGCGGCCGCGAAGTCGGCCCAGTCAGAGATGATCTCGCGGTACCGCTCGAGGTCTACGGTCTGCGCGCGCTCCAGACGCACACGGCCCCGTCCGCGGCCTCGCCTAGAGCGAGAGACCGCCCTCGTCTCCCTCGTCTCCCTCTGCTTCCTCACGGACGAGCGTCAGGATCGCGGCCTGCGGCACGACCAAGTAGTGATCGCCGTCGAATGTGATCTCCACGGCCGCGCGTCGGAAGAAGATCGCGTAGTCCCCGATCTGTGCCTGCACCGGCAGGTAGCGCGGCTCCGGCGCCCCGATCTTCCAGGGCTCGTCATCGAGCTCGGTGGGGGCGGAAAGCGCATTACCTGGACCCGTCGCGGCAACGGTACCGCCCTGCACCGCCTGGTTGTCCACAGCGGTGGCGGGAAGATACAATCCGACTTTCGTTCGGTCCTCACCCTCTTCGGGCTGAATGAGAACCCTATCGCCGACGACGATCAGCCTCTTCTTCTTCTTCCGTTCCGACATCATCATCCTCAGAAAGCGTGGGGACGAAGGCCGCGACAACGAGCCGGCCCGGCATGCGAGTTGAAAGGTCGGGATCGGAGGGCGCCGCCTCAAGGGGCTTAGCAGCCCGTGGTAGAAGTACAGTGGGCCGCGCGCAGGGGTCTCGCGAGACCTGGAGTAGGCACGACGACGAGTCGTAGTTGTTCGGGCACCGCCGCCGAAGGCGGTGGTCCGAGGAGGAGAAACGACCTCCAGGGCCGCGACCCCCCTGCGCCCGACACCGAGTGTGACATACCTACCGGTTCGTGGGTTACGGTGGCACGGCCCCATCTCCGTCGTTGGAGCGCCTAGCCGTAGCGACGGCTATGGCGTCGTCGCCCCGCGACCCACGCTACGCGCGGGTGCCCTCTGGAGCCGTGGCACCCGGGGACCCGTGCGTAGCACGGGTGGCGGCCCGCTGTACTTCTACTACGGGCTGCTAGCGAGTGGGTCGGTGCTTCCTCATCTTGATGCGCGCCTCGCGCGCCCGGGAAGCGACCCCTCCCGCCGTCACCGCGAGCAAGCGATCAACCGAGAACGACTCGACCGCCAGCGACCCCATCGCCACGGCGTGTCTGAGTGCCTCGTCCATCGCGGTGGGGGCAGGCCAATCGCGCGCGAGCGTCGCGACGAGACCACCCCCGAAGGCGTCGCCGGCGCCCGTCGGATCCTTCACCTCCCGAGGTCGCGGGGCCGACACGGCGATCGCGCGATCGTGGCCAAACGCAATCGCGCCCTGGTCGCCGCGCTTCACAACGACCCACGAGCAGCCTTCTTCCAGGATCGGCCGAATACCGGCGGCTTGATCTCCGTCGCCCAACAGCAGCGCCTCTTCCTCGTTCAGTAGCAGGACATCGGCGCTGCGCGTCAGCAGACGCAGGTCGTCACTCCGATCCCGAATCCAATGCGTCATCGTGTCGAGCACGACGAGCGCGGGTGCGCCTGCATTGGCAAGCACCGATGCCTGGATCGATGGGTCGGTGCTCCCCAAGAAAAGGGCGGCCGGCCCCTTCCGGTCCCCCGGAACCTCGGGGGTCTCGGCGAGAGCCGTTTCGCGATTGGTGGACAACGTCTCCCGGTTCCCGTCCGGACCGTACCGGACGTGCCAGCGGAACGTCTCACCAGTGTGGCGCGACAGTCCGCCGACGTCGATACCGGCTTCGCTCAAGCGCGTGAGAAAGCGTTCGGGAAAGTCCTCGCCCACGACGCCGACGATCGCCACATCAGCCAAAACACGAGCGGCCGCGGCGAAGTACGGGGCGGACCCTCCGAGAACGTCGTGGGCCACTTCCCCGGCGGACTCGACCGTGTCGAGCGACACGGTACCTACGCCTAGGACGGAAGGCCGCTTCTGGATCACACGAGCATCCCGGCGAACGCCGCCGTGAGCAGAGCCGCCAGCAGGCCGGCGAACATCGCCTTCACGCCCAGCTTCGCGAGGTCGTGTCGTCGTTCTGGCGCGATCTCTCCGACGCCCGCGACCGTCATCGCCACAGAGCCGAAGTTGGCGAACGTCGCGAGCGCGTAAATGGCGATGATGAGCGACCGCTCGTCGAGCGCCGCACCCGCGGCGAGCACCGCCTCCAGTTGCACGAAAGCAACGAACTCGTTGAGCACGAGGTCCACCCCGATCATCTGACCCACCAACCCTGCGTCCGACCACGGCACGCCGAGCATCCACGCCACGGGGGCGAACAGCGACCCGAGCATGCCGTCGATGGTGAGGCTCTCGAAGCCGGCCAGCCCCCCCGCCCAGCCCACGACCCCGTTCGCCAATGCGATCAACGCGACGAAAGCGATCAGCATCGCAGCCACGACCAGCGCGAGCCGCAGCCCCTCCGCGGCCCCGCGCGCCGCTGCGTCGATCACGTTCACATCCGGCCTTTGCGGCTCGATGTCAAGCGTGTCGGAGGTCGCGGGTTCCCCGGTCTCGGGAACGAGCAGCTTAGCCATCACCAAGGCGCCAGGCGCCGACATGATCGAGGCGGCGATCAAATGTCCCGCGGCTTCGGGCTGATACGGGAGCATCATTCCCGCGTACGCGGCGAGGACGCCTCCGCTGATGGTTGCCATTCCCGCGGTCATGATCGCCATGAGCTCCGACTCCGTCATCTTCGCGATGAACGGCTTGATGACGAGCGGAGACTCCATGAGGCCCACGAAGATGTTCGACGCGGTACAAAGCGTTTCGGCGCCCGACGTACGCATGGTCCGCTGCATCACCCACGCAGCACCCCGTACGACCACTTGCATGATGCCGAGGTGGTACAACACCGTCATGAGGCACGCGACGAAGATGATGTTCGGGAAGATGCGGAAAGCGAAGAATGCCCCGGTTCGTGCCACCGCACCCGGCGTCGCGGTGAAGTTCTGGTTCGCGTCGAGGGTTCCTATGGGGACGTTGTCCGAGACGAGGTTCCCGAAAACGAACCGCCCCCCCTGCTCCGCGTAGCCGAGCACCGCGCGCACGAGACCGTTCATCCATTCAAAGAACGTCACGCCGAGCGGTGTTTGCAGCACCAATACCGCGAACGCGAGCTGCAGCCCGAGCCCCCACCCAACGACACGCCACGAGATTCTGGCCCGATCGGTGGAAAGGGACCAAGCGATGGCGATCAGCAATATGGCACCGACCAGCGCGCGCAGGCGCGCAGGCGTCGCCGCCGCGAAAGAAGGATCCTGAAAGAGAAGCGCGAGGCCGCTCACCGGCCGCCGAGCTTCTCCGTCGCCACCCCGTTGGCCCCAGACCCCGAGAAGAGGAGAGCGGTGAGCTGCGGCCCCTCGTCCTGGAGTCGGATCACCGCCGTGTAGTAACCGGTCAACACCTGGTCGCCCGCCGGTAGTGTGTAGCGCCCCATGCAGAAGCTGATGCGCTCGCTGACGTCGAAGTCGAGGATGCTCATGTTGAGGTCGCCGACCGCCGGCAGCAACCGCTCGAGCGAGTACGCCGCGTTCGTCTTCCCGACCACGGGCACATCCCACGGCAGGCGGACGACGGCACCCGGAGCGAGCATCGATACTGCGCTCTCGAAGTCATCGTTGTTCCACGCGTACCGAAACTCTGACAGATAACTGTTCGCGGACAAGTACGCGTCGACCATCCACTCAGCGCGCTCGTCTTGACCGTTGAGGGCACGCTCCCCGTAGCGCGCTCGAATCGAGTCCAACGTCAGGTGCGGGGGCTCCGGGGAGAGCAGATCACGCCGTGTCGGGACACCCGAACCCCCGAACGCCAAGTACATCTTCGACCGGATCTGCCAAGTGAAGTGGTCGCGTTTCGCGATGGTGACGTGAACGCCGCGGTGATCGCCTGCGGGCTGGGACGAATCCGTCTCGTAGCGCCCGTAGATGAACGCCATGAGCCCCGACACGGCAAACTCATCCCTCCACGTCTCGATCCCAGAGATCTGTGGCAGCTGCCAGTCGGCGTACGCAAGCACGGCGTTCCGGCCCTGAAGGAGCTGGCCATCCGGCGTGACGAGCGTCACGTCTTCGGAGTATAGGTCAGGCAGGTACTCGCGGTTGTCCCGTTGCCACACTTCGCTGAAGCGCAGCATCAGTGAGTCCGTGCCCTGCAGCGCGTTCGCGCGGAACTCGAGCTTGTACGCGGCGAGCGCGCGCCCATCCCCCCCGGGAAGCGCACTGGAGAGTCCCGTAGTGCCTTGCGTGAGGTCTGAGGTGTTTGCACCGGCACACGCGGCCAGAGCCGCGAGGAGGGTCGGGGACAACACCGCGAGGAATCGTCGCGCTGGAATTCGATGCAAGGCAGGAAGTCTCCTTCGGGAAGGGCGGACCGTTGCGCTCGCGAGTCTAGACACCCGCGTCGCGAGGATAGCTGACTCTCACGTCCCCGTCGGAGGCCAAACAACGTAGGGGACGGGATCCTCCTCAGGAACCGCGTAGTGCGCCCTCACGAATCCAACTCCAGAATGAGCGCGTTCGCCCCGCGTAAGCGAGCTCCAAGGACGCGACCAATCGTGGCCTGGAGCTTCACTGCGATCACCGGGTGGTCGGCGCTGAGCTCCAAGAAGGATTCATGCGACAGCTCGAACAGTTCGAGCGGCTCGCTAGCCTGAACCGCCGCCGCGCGCGGCAAGCCGTCGAGAAGCGCCATCTCCCCGAAGATCGTACCCTGCGCGAACGTGGCCAGGCGGCGACGGCGGCCCTCTCCTGGGATCGGTATCGACACGTCCACGCTACCCCGCGAGAGCAGATACATGGACCGCCCCGTCTCACCTTCATAGAAGACGAAGTCGCCGGCGTCGAAGTGGCGCGACTCGAGGAAACGGACGAGGATCTCACACTCCTCCTGGTCCATGCCCCACGACTCGCCGAAGTCCGCGAGCGTCCAGCCGCCGGGGCGTTCCTCTCCAGCTCCGATTTTCATCAAAAGCCCCTCCTCGAAGTACTCCAGCGCTTCGTCCGTGCTCTCGAACAGGCGAGCCTCGGGAACACCGTTCAGGAGGAGGTCCTCTGCGATCTCCGCCCTGAGGCCGCCTGAAGTCACGTAGCTGAACGCGAGCGTCGCACCGCGGGAGCGCAGCCGCTGGAAGGTCTGTCCGAGCACCTTGTATCCCGTGGCGTCGACCGTGCGCACGCGCTTCAGGTCGAGCAATACGAACTCGGCACCCTCGTCAGCGAGGTCTTCGGCGCGGGTCGCGAGCGCGTCACAGGAACCGAAGAAGATCGTGCCCTCGAGCTCGATGACCGCGATTCGGTGTCCTTCAGAGCGCAGCAGCTCAGCGAGGTGCTCGGGTCGCTGCTTCGCCGAACGAACCGCGGAACCCAACCGCACGCGGCGGATCGGCGACCGGCTCATCTCGGCTACGAAGACGAGCACCGAGAGCGCAACGCCCGCGCCGACCGCAGCAACCAGGTTGACGAACACGCCGACCGCGACCACGAACGCCATCTGGCCCACGGCCAGGTAGTTGTCCATGACCTGCTCGGCATCGGTCCTCATCGCTTCCTTGATCTGGCCGAGCGTCCAACGGTCGAAGAGCCCGGACGCGATGACCATGATCAGCCCAGCGATCGCAGCTTTGGGGATCAGTGCAAGCGGGCGGGCCAGAACCACCACTAGCAGCAAGACGACGATGGCGTTCACAACGCCGGAGGCGCGAGAGCGGCCGCCGGCGCTGTAGTTCACCGCAGCACGCGCGAGAATGCCGGACGTCGTCAGACCGCCGAAGAAGGCGGCCGCGGCGCTTCCGAGGCCCTGGCCGATGAGCTGGTTGTTCGCGTCGAACCGTCGGTCGGCGATGCTCTGGTAGGTCACGAGCGTGATGAGCGACGAGATGGAATCGAGCACGGCCATCGCGAGCGCCCCACTGAGCACCAGCCCAAGCAGCGTGAAGTTCGCGCTATCCGCCAGCGCGGCGAAGATGCTCCGGGCATACTCGGGTCGCGGAATCGCCGATGGCAGGCTCTCGAATACCGGGCCCAGCCTGGCGCCGGGCATGACCGTCTCGAGCAAATGGTACAGAAGCGTACCCACGAGGAGCGCCACCACCGGCACGATGGCCTTCGGCAAGAACCGCCCACCTTTCCACGCGACAGCCGCGGTCGCGGCCGCCACCGCGGCCGTCGCCGGTTGGATCTGGCCGAGGTCTGCGAAGAGTGAGACGACGCCGTCGTTTACCACGCCGAGAAACGGCCAGAGCTGTCCGTAGATCAGCAGCACCGCGGTCGTATTTCGAATGCCGGCCACAACGGGATACGGCATGAACCTCACCAAGGCACCGACGCGGAAGGCCCCGAGGAGAATCTGGACGCTTCCACTGATGAGCACCGCGCTGAACGCGAGCGCCAACAGCAGATCCACCGACTCGGGCGACGACATGT
This window of the Gemmatimonadota bacterium genome carries:
- a CDS encoding sugar kinase: MIQKRPSVLGVGTVSLDTVESAGEVAHDVLGGSAPYFAAAARVLADVAIVGVVGEDFPERFLTRLSEAGIDVGGLSRHTGETFRWHVRYGPDGNRETLSTNRETALAETPEVPGDRKGPAALFLGSTDPSIQASVLANAGAPALVVLDTMTHWIRDRSDDLRLLTRSADVLLLNEEEALLLGDGDQAAGIRPILEEGCSWVVVKRGDQGAIAFGHDRAIAVSAPRPREVKDPTGAGDAFGGGLVATLARDWPAPTAMDEALRHAVAMGSLAVESFSVDRLLAVTAGGVASRAREARIKMRKHRPTR
- a CDS encoding RsmB/NOP family class I SAM-dependent RNA methyltransferase, with translation MRLERAQTVDLERYREIISDWADFAAAVERPEPTVLRVRTGRISPDALLDRLAGRGFVLRPKEGLPHFFEVESGPGPVSLTLEHWLGLFYVQQASTGVAAPVLNPQPGERVLDLCSAPGGKTTHAADLMQDRGCLVASEISENRIRGLLGNVYRLGHPNVFVVASDGRDFPEGPLFDRVLVDAPCSGEGTLRRSGGKAPRQSASFGRYVRAAQRALLEKAIRLVRPGGTVLYATCTFAPEENEAVVDEVLKSQPVEVEPITLPVPHAPGLTSFAGARYDARLEGAARIYPHHFDSGGLFLAKLRRLDDGSTTADGSFDDGWTPVPASFPGDGLDPAHHVRTACEDLEQRFGVDRGELVDLAWIQRGGRLWLHSLGEWPLDAWREGPWREGAWRPISVGFRAVDFDSRDRPRPTNDLLRWLGDSVRERAFDIDHERMLRLALREAIDFEQELRGPVALRYDGDLVGRGAATVDGLKSEIPKARSADLLRALEASVPSVELSDERRVGRGER
- a CDS encoding MFS transporter, which codes for MLVNVLPLFLANVLGVRIWTVGVIYGLADTASSVLKLYSGWLSDRLRARKWLAVAGYATSAISRPFLYFASTWGAVAAIRFVDRVGKGIRTAPRDALLADSTPPERRGLAFGLHRAGDSAGAVVGLLVTIWVVANAQGANPMLSEGTFRTLVLWSLVPAFLAVVVLAVGARDVALPRERARAGPRIRIRGLGRGFAAFAACSVLFELGNSADAFLVLRAQERGLSVLGVLWILVAFNVVYTTISGPAGSLADRVPRKWVLFGGWLVYAMVYLGFAAARTPTHIAVLYTVYGAYHGLVSGAAKALIADLVPPELRGTAYGSYAAVVGLISLPASLLAGVLWQGVGPWSGFGAAAPFAFGAATAGLAAILLVWTVPSRR
- a CDS encoding M28 family peptidase, translated to MRTGLAVAVAAATTLTAEAAAQDIEYPASFDRLLQDLSVLAHDSMEGRASGTPGSARARVFLIESLKSIGAAPIGESYEHGFETANARAVNIIATVPGRDATKRYIVLTAHYDHQGVRGGVVFNGADDNASGVAAALAIARDVVASPLGATLVIALVDAEEEGLLGAKEFVAQPPIPLGQIVLNVNLDMVARTAGLLWAVGAHHTPALRPVIEEATANAPVTVRQGHDRPGAPEGANWTNSSDHAPFHQAGIPFVYFGVEDHADYHRPTDDFENIDPVEYVASVRTILTVMRALDEALR
- a CDS encoding co-chaperone GroES, which gives rise to MSERKKKKRLIVVGDRVLIQPEEGEDRTKVGLYLPATAVDNQAVQGGTVAATGPGNALSAPTELDDEPWKIGAPEPRYLPVQAQIGDYAIFFRRAAVEITFDGDHYLVVPQAAILTLVREEAEGDEGDEGGLSL
- a CDS encoding DUF4440 domain-containing protein → MHRIPARRFLAVLSPTLLAALAACAGANTSDLTQGTTGLSSALPGGDGRALAAYKLEFRANALQGTDSLMLRFSEVWQRDNREYLPDLYSEDVTLVTPDGQLLQGRNAVLAYADWQLPQISGIETWRDEFAVSGLMAFIYGRYETDSSQPAGDHRGVHVTIAKRDHFTWQIRSKMYLAFGGSGVPTRRDLLSPEPPHLTLDSIRARYGERALNGQDERAEWMVDAYLSANSYLSEFRYAWNNDDFESAVSMLAPGAVVRLPWDVPVVGKTNAAYSLERLLPAVGDLNMSILDFDVSERISFCMGRYTLPAGDQVLTGYYTAVIRLQDEGPQLTALLFSGSGANGVATEKLGGR
- a CDS encoding NupC/NupG family nucleoside CNT transporter; amino-acid sequence: MRALVGAILLIAIAWSLSTDRARISWRVVGWGLGLQLAFAVLVLQTPLGVTFFEWMNGLVRAVLGYAEQGGRFVFGNLVSDNVPIGTLDANQNFTATPGAVARTGAFFAFRIFPNIIFVACLMTVLYHLGIMQVVVRGAAWVMQRTMRTSGAETLCTASNIFVGLMESPLVIKPFIAKMTESELMAIMTAGMATISGGVLAAYAGMMLPYQPEAAGHLIAASIMSAPGALVMAKLLVPETGEPATSDTLDIEPQRPDVNVIDAAARGAAEGLRLALVVAAMLIAFVALIALANGVVGWAGGLAGFESLTIDGMLGSLFAPVAWMLGVPWSDAGLVGQMIGVDLVLNEFVAFVQLEAVLAAGAALDERSLIIAIYALATFANFGSVAMTVAGVGEIAPERRHDLAKLGVKAMFAGLLAALLTAAFAGMLV
- a CDS encoding YfcC family protein, producing the protein MSEAKPRFSIPHPLVLLAGCVILAAAASYVLPAGQFDRSEDEATGRSVVVAGTYHAVERAPVNLFDAMVALPRGMAEAAEVIFLVFLIGGAFTVVDETGALRRGVTSLVRTLRGRDLLVIPIVSIFFATGGVVENMQEEIIPLIPVLLILTRTVGFTPLVAVAMSAGAAFVGSAFSPINPFQVQIAQKLAELPLGSGGLFRGVFLILALALWIGMTMRYASRKRREPEVVEDSSDAGIGGKDWVIFGLIAVTFAVIVIGLLPRWGWDFNEMSAAFFIMGVVIGLLAGMGLTGTAEAYVRGFRSMAYAALLIGFARAIFVVLEDGHIVDTIVHAMFTPLEGLPLIASSLGMIVAQTAIHVPVPSVSGQAVLTMPVLIPLSDLLGLSRQVVVLAYQYGAGLCDIITPTNGALLAMLAAAGVRYEEWIKFAMPLYLALVALGALSIAIAIAIGLA
- a CDS encoding (deoxy)nucleoside triphosphate pyrophosphohydrolase, with translation MKQAPIPVVAAVVRRGGRYLVGRRPAHKRHGGLWEFPGGKVDAGESMLEAARRELAEELSVSTNGIGRTLFSSRDGDTPFEIHFVEVEIEGEPVPHEHSEVAWFTPSELGRLPLAPADAAFVRELNRGD